Proteins from a genomic interval of Paenibacillus sp. FSL H8-0048:
- a CDS encoding DUF2264 domain-containing protein, translating to MTPVIGNPAAGGLARGNLAIQSNPLKTRGDLLAALDQLTEPLQPLYSRGSARLEIGITGASYPATTAGMEGFSRVLWGMIPLLAGGGESRLWATVLEGIRHGTDPAHEEYWGNVRDYDQRLVEMAAFGFALAAVPEHIWSPLAPQEQEHLYNWLNQINSHPCYDCNWLFFNVLVNVGFRKVGRPYDAVQLERNLTRMDAFYLGEGWYSDGVNGHCDYYGPFAIHYYSLLYAKLMEREDPERSRLFKERARLFAAEFIGWFAPDGAALPYGRSLAYRFAQSAFWSALAYAEVEGFPAGVVKGIILRNLRWWFRQPIFDAAGVLTIGYTYPNLVMAENYNAPGSPYWALKTFLPLALGAEHPFWSEPELPLPELPALSVQHPPHLVLVHEPASGHVAAFNSGHLSTNEHTHTSAKYEKFVYSTGFGFSVPRSEWGLSQGAYDSMLALSERGDNLYRVRRRNLQSEITDNVLRSVWKPWVDVEVRTWVIAGLPWHIRIHRLETGRALDAAEGGFALGQEAEPAQQFGGIGTAAATAWGTSGIKGLTGYSKAELIWPNANTNLLRPRTVLPTLTVSLEPGVHWLASAVYGDPSVDGSANSTGEVSSILDQSPEAMLRVKFSKERISITTIGGSEIIVPLQ from the coding sequence ATGACTCCGGTAATTGGAAATCCGGCGGCAGGCGGCCTGGCGAGGGGCAATCTGGCAATTCAGAGCAATCCGCTGAAGACTCGCGGCGATCTGCTGGCTGCCCTTGACCAGCTGACAGAGCCGCTTCAGCCGCTCTATAGCAGAGGCAGCGCCAGACTTGAGATCGGAATTACGGGAGCTAGCTATCCGGCAACCACTGCCGGAATGGAAGGCTTCTCCCGGGTGCTCTGGGGAATGATTCCGTTGCTCGCCGGAGGCGGGGAAAGTAGGCTATGGGCCACTGTGCTGGAGGGCATCCGGCACGGCACCGATCCGGCCCATGAGGAATATTGGGGCAATGTGAGAGACTATGACCAGCGGCTGGTCGAGATGGCCGCCTTCGGCTTCGCGCTGGCGGCTGTGCCGGAGCATATCTGGTCCCCGCTTGCTCCGCAGGAGCAGGAGCATCTGTACAACTGGCTAAACCAGATCAATTCCCATCCCTGCTACGACTGCAACTGGCTGTTCTTCAACGTGTTAGTGAATGTCGGCTTCCGTAAGGTAGGACGGCCTTATGATGCGGTGCAGCTGGAGAGGAACCTGACGCGGATGGATGCGTTCTATCTGGGGGAAGGCTGGTACAGCGACGGCGTTAACGGACACTGTGATTATTACGGGCCCTTCGCCATCCATTACTATTCGCTGCTGTATGCGAAGCTGATGGAACGGGAAGACCCGGAGCGTTCCCGTTTGTTCAAAGAACGCGCCCGGCTGTTCGCTGCTGAATTCATCGGCTGGTTCGCCCCGGACGGCGCTGCGCTTCCCTACGGCCGCAGTCTGGCCTACCGGTTCGCCCAGTCTGCATTCTGGAGCGCCCTGGCGTATGCAGAGGTGGAAGGCTTCCCTGCCGGAGTGGTCAAAGGTATCATCCTGCGCAATCTGCGCTGGTGGTTCCGCCAGCCGATCTTCGATGCTGCGGGTGTGCTGACGATCGGATACACGTATCCGAATCTGGTCATGGCAGAGAATTATAATGCTCCCGGCTCGCCTTACTGGGCGCTGAAGACATTCCTGCCGCTTGCCCTCGGCGCGGAGCATCCGTTCTGGAGCGAACCGGAGCTGCCGCTGCCGGAGCTTCCGGCATTGAGTGTGCAGCATCCGCCGCATCTTGTTCTGGTCCACGAACCGGCTTCCGGTCATGTGGCCGCCTTCAACAGCGGGCATTTATCTACCAATGAGCATACGCATACCTCAGCCAAATACGAGAAATTCGTCTATTCCACGGGCTTCGGATTCAGCGTTCCCCGCTCAGAATGGGGATTGTCACAGGGTGCCTATGATTCTATGCTTGCGCTGAGCGAAAGGGGAGATAACCTCTACCGGGTACGGCGCCGGAATCTGCAATCTGAGATCACGGACAACGTCCTGCGGTCGGTCTGGAAGCCTTGGGTGGACGTTGAGGTGCGCACCTGGGTCATAGCAGGACTGCCCTGGCATATTCGCATTCACCGGCTGGAGACAGGACGGGCGCTGGATGCAGCCGAGGGAGGGTTCGCGCTGGGACAGGAAGCGGAGCCTGCGCAGCAGTTCGGCGGAATCGGCACAGCGGCAGCTACTGCATGGGGCACAAGCGGCATCAAGGGGCTGACGGGCTACTCGAAGGCTGAGTTAATCTGGCCAAATGCAAATACGAACCTGCTTCGTCCCCGGACAGTGCTGCCAACCTTAACGGTCTCCCTAGAGCCTGGAGTTCATTGGCTGGCCTCCGCCGTGTACGGTGATCCTTCAGTAGATGGATCTGCCAACAGTACGGGCGAAGTCAGCTCAATTCTGGACCAATCGCCTGAAGCAATGCTGAGGGTTAAGTTCAGCAAGGAGCGCATTTCAATTACCACTATTGGCGGGTCAGAGATTATAGTTCCGTTACAATAA
- a CDS encoding glycoside hydrolase family 88 protein: MNRTIDQTWVDEAWGKALEKTGTNSISIGAEFPHASQGGKYVLEVPSWWTAGFWPGMLWQLYAGSGDESLKAVAERCEERLDEVLDGYVKLDHDLGFMWLLTSVANYKLTGREESRVRGLKAANYLAARFNLKGRYIRAWNPWREGEDNSGVAIIDCSMNTSLLFWASEVTGDPRYRHIAEAHMDTVLEHFIRPDGSVYHIVSFNPETGEVVEKLGGQGYAPESAWSRGAAWALYGLALAYHHTGKLSYLHASKQVAHFFLTRLPEDQVPHWDFRAPGEVGEIRDTSAGSCAASGLLLLAGLVEESEAHVYRNGALRITESLYRNYGTWDNPGEQGLLLHGTSNYPEDRNIDVPLIYGDFFYVEALARIKGAGPFYWE, translated from the coding sequence ATGAACAGAACCATAGATCAGACTTGGGTAGATGAGGCTTGGGGTAAGGCGCTGGAGAAGACGGGAACGAACAGCATCAGCATCGGGGCCGAGTTCCCGCATGCCAGTCAAGGCGGCAAGTATGTCCTGGAAGTGCCGAGCTGGTGGACTGCGGGCTTCTGGCCGGGCATGCTCTGGCAGCTCTATGCAGGGAGCGGAGATGAGAGCCTGAAGGCTGTAGCCGAGCGCTGCGAGGAGCGGCTGGATGAGGTGCTGGACGGCTATGTGAAGCTGGACCATGATCTTGGCTTCATGTGGCTGCTGACCAGCGTTGCCAATTACAAGCTGACGGGCAGAGAAGAATCACGGGTTCGCGGGCTGAAGGCCGCCAACTATCTGGCCGCCCGCTTCAACCTGAAGGGCCGCTATATCCGGGCCTGGAATCCCTGGAGAGAAGGCGAGGACAACAGCGGGGTGGCCATTATCGACTGCAGCATGAATACCAGCTTGTTGTTCTGGGCCTCCGAAGTCACCGGAGATCCGCGTTACCGGCATATCGCGGAGGCGCATATGGATACGGTGCTGGAGCATTTCATCCGGCCGGACGGCTCGGTCTATCATATTGTCAGCTTCAACCCGGAGACGGGCGAAGTAGTAGAGAAGCTGGGCGGACAGGGGTATGCGCCGGAATCGGCCTGGTCGCGCGGTGCGGCATGGGCATTATACGGGCTGGCACTGGCCTATCATCATACCGGCAAGCTCAGCTACCTGCATGCGTCCAAGCAGGTTGCACATTTCTTCCTGACCCGGCTGCCTGAGGATCAGGTACCGCACTGGGATTTCCGCGCTCCAGGTGAGGTTGGTGAGATCCGCGATACTTCAGCCGGTTCCTGCGCAGCAAGCGGTCTGCTGCTCCTGGCCGGGCTGGTGGAAGAATCTGAGGCTCATGTCTACCGGAACGGGGCGCTTAGAATCACGGAATCTCTCTACCGCAATTACGGAACTTGGGACAATCCCGGCGAACAGGGGCTGCTGCTTCACGGCACCAGCAACTATCCTGAGGACCGGAACATCGATGTGCCGCTGATCTACGGGGATTTCTTCTATGTCGAGGCACTGGCCCGGATCAAGGGAGCAGGCCCGTTCTACTGGGAGTAG
- a CDS encoding glycosyl hydrolase 115 family protein, with amino-acid sequence MISDEEFIIAAPEGAVQLYLDPKGTDYKGLRRVAESLCADIRLVSGIAPAILTQAEQLTGTVIIAGPAGGNGLISRLIAEHRLDVSAIEGKRECYRLQIIEQPLPGVERALVVAGSDKRGTIYGMYAISELIGVSPWVYFADVVPQQVESLALPASRLNRSSREPSVKYRGIFLNDDWPSLGSWVTHAFGDFNEHFYDKVFELILRLKGNFLWPAMWSAEFSLNGASSPIANAVHADEYGIVMGTSHHEPLFRAGSEWQKVYAQYGTSNLWDFRRNSRAITAFWEDGLKRNGAYESLVTLGMRGESDSALEGSDQENIELLKQIILTQKALLKQYNLEHLPQVLAVYKEVETYWYGTSEAEGLKDWDVLQDVIILLSDDNFGNLRKIPEKHEQKRSPGWGIYYHFDYHGGPHSYEWVNTTPLEKVWEQMTMAFDYGIRELWVVNAGDLKPMELPVSYFLDLAYDYEAWGTDAVNRTAEYTERWTRQQFGAGARPETVAGIAQVLADYTRMNGRRKPEIIRPDTFSLLHHQEAQRLLAEALRLERAAAAYELELPEALRDAYYQLVYYPAAASANVNAMQIYAGLNRLHAGRGSILANSYAVLVEEAIQRDKQLEQRYNTGISNGKWQGMMSSPHVGYVRWDAEGWSYPEVSRVIPGREAAMIAGVEGVEQGYTAGTAALPPFTNLLQERYLITVSTGGAGFQYQAVSSADWIRLEQEQGWIDSGAEIGVTVDWTKVTGALTGEIILTGAGGSVTVTVAVDWTDLEGFEPATFIEAHGVVSMEAEHAISRVSRGGVEWKIIENYGRTLSAVKMFPTGVCFGRPEKAPYLEYRLFVRHEGEYLLSVFLAPTNHLSPVSGLRYAAGFDGEAPVTADALPPDYEGGNHSNGPWCRAVMDNAHVSVTRHPLTAGQHTLRFYGLDAGLVLQKLVLSRGPLPASCLGPQESFLTPHSVLLRN; translated from the coding sequence ATGATATCGGACGAGGAATTTATCATTGCCGCCCCGGAAGGGGCGGTTCAGCTATATCTGGACCCGAAGGGGACTGACTATAAGGGGCTGCGCCGGGTGGCGGAGTCTTTGTGTGCGGATATCAGACTGGTTAGCGGAATCGCGCCTGCAATACTTACCCAAGCAGAGCAGCTCACGGGCACTGTTATTATCGCCGGGCCGGCCGGCGGGAACGGGCTGATCAGCAGGCTGATTGCAGAGCACCGTCTGGATGTCTCTGCTATTGAAGGCAAGCGGGAATGCTACCGGCTGCAAATTATAGAGCAGCCGCTACCGGGAGTGGAGCGGGCGCTGGTCGTTGCGGGCAGCGATAAACGCGGGACGATTTACGGCATGTATGCTATTTCTGAGCTGATCGGAGTGAGTCCGTGGGTGTATTTTGCCGATGTGGTTCCGCAGCAGGTGGAGAGTCTGGCCCTTCCCGCAAGCAGACTGAACCGCAGCTCCAGAGAGCCGTCAGTGAAATACCGGGGGATCTTCCTTAACGATGACTGGCCTTCGCTCGGCTCCTGGGTAACCCATGCCTTCGGCGATTTCAATGAGCATTTCTATGACAAGGTATTCGAGCTCATTCTGAGGCTGAAGGGGAATTTCCTGTGGCCGGCGATGTGGAGTGCGGAATTCAGCCTGAACGGGGCAAGCAGTCCGATTGCGAATGCGGTGCATGCGGATGAATACGGCATTGTGATGGGGACCTCGCATCATGAGCCGCTGTTCCGGGCCGGCAGTGAATGGCAGAAGGTCTATGCGCAGTACGGGACAAGTAACCTGTGGGATTTCCGCCGGAATTCCCGGGCAATTACTGCATTTTGGGAGGACGGACTCAAGCGCAATGGGGCATATGAGAGCCTGGTGACGCTCGGCATGCGGGGCGAGAGCGACTCGGCGCTGGAAGGCTCGGACCAGGAGAATATTGAGCTGCTGAAGCAGATTATCCTGACCCAGAAGGCGCTGCTGAAGCAGTATAACCTGGAGCATCTGCCGCAGGTTCTGGCTGTCTACAAGGAGGTTGAGACCTACTGGTACGGTACATCCGAAGCGGAGGGGCTTAAGGACTGGGATGTTCTGCAGGATGTAATCATTCTGCTGTCGGACGATAACTTCGGCAATCTGCGCAAAATCCCGGAAAAGCATGAGCAAAAGCGCTCCCCTGGCTGGGGAATCTACTACCATTTCGACTATCACGGCGGTCCCCACTCCTATGAATGGGTGAATACCACTCCGCTGGAGAAGGTGTGGGAGCAGATGACGATGGCGTTCGATTACGGCATCCGTGAGCTATGGGTGGTGAATGCCGGCGATCTGAAGCCGATGGAACTGCCGGTCTCTTATTTCCTGGACCTGGCTTATGATTACGAGGCTTGGGGAACAGATGCGGTTAACCGGACGGCGGAGTATACGGAGCGCTGGACCAGGCAGCAGTTCGGGGCCGGAGCCCGGCCGGAGACGGTTGCCGGAATCGCCCAAGTGCTGGCGGATTACACCCGGATGAACGGGCGCCGCAAGCCCGAGATTATCAGGCCTGATACCTTCAGCCTGCTGCATCATCAGGAGGCGCAGCGATTGCTTGCCGAGGCGCTCCGTCTGGAGCGGGCAGCGGCAGCGTATGAGCTGGAGCTGCCTGAAGCGCTCAGGGATGCATATTACCAGCTGGTCTATTATCCCGCAGCCGCTTCCGCCAATGTGAACGCCATGCAGATCTATGCCGGATTGAATAGGCTGCATGCAGGGCGCGGGAGTATATTAGCTAATAGCTATGCTGTTCTTGTGGAAGAGGCCATTCAGCGCGACAAGCAGCTGGAGCAGCGCTATAACACAGGAATCTCGAACGGCAAATGGCAGGGCATGATGAGCTCCCCGCATGTCGGCTATGTCCGCTGGGATGCGGAGGGCTGGAGCTATCCTGAGGTCAGCAGAGTGATCCCCGGCCGGGAGGCCGCAATGATTGCAGGGGTGGAGGGAGTAGAGCAGGGATACACAGCAGGGACCGCCGCGCTCCCGCCGTTCACCAATCTGCTGCAAGAGCGATACCTGATTACCGTCAGCACGGGCGGAGCAGGGTTCCAGTATCAGGCGGTAAGCAGCGCAGACTGGATCAGGCTGGAGCAGGAGCAGGGCTGGATAGACAGCGGGGCGGAGATTGGCGTAACTGTGGACTGGACGAAGGTAACGGGAGCCTTAACAGGCGAGATTATCCTGACAGGTGCCGGAGGAAGCGTAACGGTTACTGTTGCTGTGGACTGGACAGATCTTGAGGGATTCGAGCCGGCTACTTTTATTGAGGCTCATGGAGTGGTGTCTATGGAAGCGGAGCATGCCATCAGCCGCGTATCGCGCGGCGGGGTGGAATGGAAGATTATCGAGAACTACGGACGGACGCTGTCAGCTGTCAAAATGTTCCCGACCGGCGTCTGCTTCGGCCGGCCGGAGAAGGCCCCTTACCTGGAGTACCGGCTGTTCGTCCGGCACGAGGGTGAATACCTGCTTAGCGTCTTCCTGGCGCCGACGAATCATTTGTCGCCGGTCAGCGGGCTGAGGTATGCTGCCGGGTTCGACGGGGAAGCGCCGGTCACCGCCGATGCGCTGCCGCCGGATTATGAAGGCGGCAATCACAGCAACGGGCCTTGGTGCCGCGCAGTAATGGACAATGCCCATGTTTCCGTGACCCGTCACCCTCTGACAGCGGGGCAGCATACCTTGCGCTTTTACGGCCTGGATGCCGGGCTGGTCCTGCAGAAGCTGGTGCTGTCCCGCGGGCCGCTGCCGGCATCCTGTCTGGGGCCGCAGGAGAGCTTCCTGACCCCTCACTCCGTATTGCTGCGGAACTGA
- a CDS encoding DUF2264 domain-containing protein, producing MSGIEQRKYWLDTMLRIGTPVLEALAARKLKERLPAEFHRERSQFAHLEAFARLACGMAPWLELEGLEGEEERLRARYAGLLLEAIDAAVDPQSPDYMEFKTEGQPLVDAAFLAHALVRAPKAVTARLDARVKGNLIAALKQTRRTAPSGSNWLLFSAMVEAALYLLGDPDYDRMRVGYAVHMFMDWYKGDGVYGDGKDFHWDYYNSFVIQPMLVDVVTLFEQENEEYARLRPLVLQRAQRYASVLERSIAPDGTYPFLGRSIVYRFGAFQLLSQAALQHFLEDSLFPAQVRCALTAVIARIMQYPGTLDENGWLQPGIYGNQPELAESYINTGSLYLCAAVFLPLGLPPADPFWSGRDMKWTALRIVNGENVMRDHAFE from the coding sequence ATGAGTGGGATAGAACAGCGAAAATACTGGCTGGATACGATGCTGCGGATTGGAACACCGGTCCTGGAGGCGCTTGCCGCACGGAAACTGAAAGAACGGTTACCTGCGGAGTTTCATCGCGAGCGCAGCCAGTTTGCACATCTGGAGGCTTTTGCAAGGCTGGCATGCGGAATGGCTCCCTGGCTGGAGCTTGAGGGGCTTGAAGGAGAAGAAGAGCGCTTAAGAGCCCGTTATGCCGGGCTGCTGCTGGAAGCGATTGATGCGGCGGTCGATCCGCAGTCGCCTGACTATATGGAATTCAAGACCGAAGGCCAGCCGCTGGTCGATGCGGCATTTCTGGCCCATGCGCTGGTGCGTGCACCGAAAGCGGTTACAGCCCGGCTGGACGCACGGGTCAAGGGCAATCTGATTGCGGCGCTGAAGCAGACGCGGCGGACCGCTCCCAGCGGCAGCAATTGGCTGCTGTTCAGTGCGATGGTGGAAGCAGCCTTATATCTGCTGGGGGACCCGGATTATGACCGGATGCGGGTGGGCTATGCGGTCCACATGTTCATGGACTGGTACAAGGGTGACGGAGTATACGGAGACGGGAAGGATTTCCACTGGGATTACTACAACAGCTTTGTCATTCAGCCGATGCTGGTGGATGTGGTTACCCTTTTCGAACAGGAGAATGAGGAGTATGCCCGGCTTAGACCCTTGGTCCTGCAGCGGGCGCAGAGATATGCCTCCGTGCTGGAGCGCAGCATCGCCCCGGACGGGACATATCCGTTCCTTGGGCGTTCGATCGTCTACCGGTTCGGGGCATTTCAGCTGCTGTCGCAGGCGGCGCTCCAGCATTTCCTGGAAGACTCGCTGTTCCCGGCCCAGGTACGCTGCGCCTTGACCGCTGTCATTGCCCGGATTATGCAATATCCGGGTACGCTGGATGAGAACGGCTGGCTGCAGCCGGGGATCTACGGCAATCAGCCGGAGCTGGCCGAGAGCTACATTAATACGGGCAGTCTGTATCTGTGCGCCGCCGTGTTCCTGCCGCTGGGCCTGCCTCCTGCTGATCCCTTCTGGTCGGGCAGGGACATGAAATGGACGGCACTTAGAATTGTGAACGGCGAGAATGTGATGCGGGACCATGCTTTTGAATAA
- a CDS encoding response regulator, with the protein MIIVDDEERARVGITTLIDWQAHGIHIAGEARDGLEALELLDTYAVDIMLTDIRMPQMDGLELIKIVSEKYPSVKSVIMSGYDDFAYAQQAIRSGVSNYLLKPSRRQEILSTVLAITEQIQSEKLEISTLEHLRQGFRESLPLLKEKTLSQLILTESPSYSRLLANLKMNQLVFPYLLYGIILLRIDNFQLLHEKYMHEDTELLKYGLKNICEESLPETVLCVAFEHQDDIVLILNTDELPDQAELSGYIRIIQENIASFLKFTVSAGIGSIDKNIEHLRHSFVEACQALNTTNYTGIAKIVEYSGEFDAESSQSSYPLHEEQEVLKAVRGGSPGDIADKLTLFNVALKPETVSRDQVIKSSFALFFALYKLCIENNVNVNKVFGQNLTELIHVLSRSSLDNLFQSLLETAERVSEHLTSKKNSNKLLEAAKSYIGEHFMKDINREIVAREIYITPGYLSLLFKQQLKISFIDYLHKVRIEHACQLFKDPGMRIEDIALQSGYNDTKYFYQVFKKYKGLTPNQFRSNTE; encoded by the coding sequence ATGATTATTGTGGATGATGAGGAGCGGGCGCGGGTAGGCATAACCACCCTGATTGACTGGCAGGCGCACGGCATCCATATTGCAGGCGAAGCCAGAGACGGACTGGAGGCACTTGAACTTCTGGATACCTATGCGGTCGATATCATGCTAACGGATATCCGGATGCCGCAAATGGACGGACTGGAGTTAATTAAGATTGTCTCCGAGAAATACCCCAGCGTCAAATCTGTCATTATGAGCGGATACGATGATTTCGCCTATGCCCAGCAAGCCATAAGGTCGGGAGTCAGCAACTATCTGCTGAAGCCGAGCCGCCGGCAGGAGATTCTGAGCACTGTGCTGGCCATCACGGAGCAGATTCAATCGGAGAAGCTGGAGATTAGTACGCTTGAGCATCTGCGGCAAGGCTTCCGGGAGAGTCTGCCCCTGCTGAAGGAGAAGACGTTAAGCCAGCTCATTCTCACCGAGAGTCCCTCTTATTCCCGGCTGCTGGCTAATCTGAAGATGAACCAGCTGGTTTTCCCTTATCTGCTGTACGGCATCATTCTGCTGCGGATCGACAATTTCCAGCTGCTGCATGAGAAGTATATGCATGAGGATACGGAGCTGCTGAAGTACGGGCTGAAGAATATTTGCGAGGAGTCGCTGCCGGAGACTGTGCTGTGTGTTGCCTTCGAGCATCAGGACGATATTGTGCTGATTCTGAATACGGATGAGCTGCCGGATCAGGCTGAATTAAGCGGTTATATCCGGATTATTCAGGAGAATATCGCCAGCTTCTTGAAGTTCACTGTGTCCGCCGGGATCGGAAGCATTGACAAGAATATTGAGCATCTGCGCCACTCCTTCGTGGAGGCCTGCCAGGCTTTGAATACAACCAACTACACTGGCATTGCTAAAATCGTGGAGTACAGCGGGGAATTCGATGCCGAGTCCTCTCAGTCCTCCTATCCCCTGCATGAGGAGCAGGAAGTGCTGAAGGCGGTACGCGGCGGTTCTCCCGGCGACATTGCCGATAAGCTCACGCTGTTCAATGTAGCCCTGAAGCCTGAGACGGTATCCAGGGACCAGGTGATCAAGTCGAGCTTCGCCCTGTTCTTCGCCCTGTATAAATTATGTATTGAGAACAATGTCAATGTAAATAAAGTCTTCGGGCAGAATCTGACCGAGCTGATCCATGTCCTGTCCCGCTCCAGTCTGGATAACCTGTTCCAGTCGCTGCTGGAGACGGCAGAGCGGGTCAGTGAGCATCTGACGTCCAAGAAGAACAGCAACAAGCTGCTCGAAGCGGCCAAGAGCTATATCGGCGAGCACTTCATGAAGGATATCAACCGCGAGATCGTTGCCAGGGAGATCTATATTACCCCCGGATATTTAAGCCTGCTGTTCAAGCAGCAGCTTAAGATCAGCTTCATCGATTATTTGCACAAGGTCCGCATTGAGCATGCCTGCCAGCTATTCAAAGATCCCGGAATGCGGATCGAGGATATCGCTCTGCAGTCCGGGTATAATGATACGAAATATTTCTATCAGGTGTTCAAAAAGTATAAAGGCCTCACACCCAATCAGTTCCGCAGCAATACGGAGTGA
- a CDS encoding sensor histidine kinase, whose amino-acid sequence MNLNLRYKITILIFLLITGVACTLGAYSYKISKQQIINKVSNSNQSVLKQIDSNLARMQKTLADWVTVFSLAPVVQDTLRSNTPDSAKIENQLYNGPTASIMNQMLVTGSFDYLALYGSLSEPLFQVATDDSSGAYSLSKITSNDTYKQTVALNGASYWFPLTEENNVFIQSNRNDKLGMTRIIRDIVNGNRIGFVFVGINLETIRRTYLTNLYDKDHGILILSEQGTQLLSAGKETYSPAAVNFVMKQGKAGIRSGNTIVSLEGKDTLLNYNINEDGWITLYSVPLSSLTGELNSIKSAVLIMVLASLVLSIPLLMFFSSFLTAPIKTLLLSMRRFQNGQFEEKVEIKYWDEIGQLSRGYNNMVSNIKALVDDAYLLKLKEQEAELKALQSQINPHFLYNMLDTIFWEAEAAGQDKISEMVINLSRLFRLSLNQGKSFTSVAKEKELIELYLTLQKMRFQESLEYVIDIPEELYPYVILKLSLQPFIENALIHGIERKRGGGRISISGQRTGDQLRFVIEDNGGGMSSETLQKLLAMPDETDVYTARDVGGYAVQNVQARLKHFYKGDYALNYTSVPGEGTRVEIVVPVIVNDMQE is encoded by the coding sequence TTGAATTTGAACCTGCGATACAAGATAACCATACTGATCTTCCTGCTGATTACCGGGGTGGCCTGCACGCTCGGCGCTTATTCCTATAAGATCTCCAAGCAGCAGATTATCAATAAGGTGAGCAATTCCAACCAGAGCGTGCTCAAGCAGATTGACAGTAATCTCGCCCGTATGCAAAAGACGTTAGCCGACTGGGTCACGGTATTCAGCCTCGCTCCAGTCGTCCAGGACACTCTGCGGAGCAATACCCCGGATTCCGCGAAGATCGAGAACCAGCTCTATAACGGACCTACCGCGTCGATTATGAACCAGATGCTGGTGACCGGAAGCTTCGACTATCTGGCTCTGTACGGCAGCTTGTCCGAGCCGCTGTTTCAGGTTGCCACCGATGACAGCAGCGGTGCGTATAGTTTGAGCAAAATTACCTCAAATGATACTTATAAACAGACCGTTGCCTTAAATGGTGCCTCCTACTGGTTCCCGCTGACAGAAGAGAACAATGTATTCATTCAAAGCAACCGCAATGACAAGCTCGGCATGACCCGGATTATCCGTGATATTGTGAACGGGAACCGGATCGGCTTCGTGTTCGTCGGCATTAATCTGGAGACCATCCGCAGAACCTATCTGACAAATCTGTATGACAAGGATCACGGCATCCTCATTCTGAGTGAACAGGGCACACAGCTGCTGTCGGCAGGCAAAGAGACCTATAGTCCCGCAGCCGTAAATTTCGTGATGAAGCAGGGGAAGGCCGGCATCCGATCCGGCAACACCATTGTCAGCCTGGAGGGTAAGGATACGCTGCTGAATTACAACATCAACGAGGATGGCTGGATTACCCTGTACAGTGTTCCACTCTCTTCGCTGACCGGGGAGCTGAATTCCATTAAATCGGCAGTGCTCATTATGGTATTAGCCAGCCTGGTGCTTAGTATTCCTCTGCTCATGTTCTTCTCCTCCTTCCTGACAGCGCCGATCAAGACGCTGCTGTTGTCCATGCGGCGCTTCCAGAACGGGCAGTTCGAGGAGAAGGTGGAGATCAAATATTGGGATGAGATCGGCCAGCTGAGCCGGGGCTACAATAATATGGTCAGCAACATCAAGGCGCTTGTGGACGACGCCTATCTGCTGAAGCTGAAGGAGCAGGAAGCGGAGCTGAAGGCGCTGCAATCCCAGATCAACCCCCATTTCCTCTACAACATGCTCGACACGATCTTCTGGGAAGCGGAGGCGGCAGGACAGGACAAGATCAGCGAGATGGTCATCAACCTCTCCCGGCTGTTCCGGTTAAGTCTGAATCAAGGCAAGAGCTTCACCAGCGTAGCCAAGGAAAAAGAGCTGATTGAGCTGTACCTTACGCTCCAGAAGATGCGGTTCCAGGAATCTCTGGAGTATGTGATCGACATTCCTGAGGAGCTGTACCCCTATGTCATCCTGAAGCTCAGCCTGCAGCCCTTCATTGAGAACGCACTGATCCACGGCATCGAACGCAAGCGCGGCGGCGGACGGATTAGTATCAGCGGACAGCGGACCGGAGATCAGCTAAGGTTCGTGATCGAGGATAACGGGGGCGGGATGAGCAGTGAGACGCTGCAAAAGCTTCTTGCCATGCCTGACGAGACAGATGTGTACACTGCCCGGGATGTCGGCGGCTATGCGGTGCAGAATGTACAGGCACGGCTGAAGCATTTTTATAAAGGTGACTATGCCTTGAACTATACCAGTGTTCCCGGAGAGGGCACGCGCGTAGAGATCGTAGTACCGGTGATCGTAAATGACATGCAAGAATAG